A genomic window from Aquila chrysaetos chrysaetos chromosome 21, bAquChr1.4, whole genome shotgun sequence includes:
- the FAM199X gene encoding protein FAM199X isoform X2 produces the protein MTEEPYEKFLAPEEPCPLLSHQHPPRGGSLSLSEEGCLDVSDFGCQLSSCHRTDPLHRFHSNRWNLTSCGTSVASSECSEELFSSVSVGDQDDCYSLLDDQEFTSFDLFPEGSVCSDVSSSISTYWDWSDSEFEWQLPGSDITSGSDVLSDVIPSIPSSPCLLPKKKNKHRNLDELPWSAMTNDEQVEYIEYLSRKVSTEMGLREQLDIIKIIDPTAQISPTDSEFIIELNCLTDEKLKQVRNYIKEHGPRQRSAREGWKRSSYSCASTSGVSGASASSSSASMVSSASSSGSSVANSASNSSANMSRAHSDSNLSTSAAERIRDSKVKNVPSNGNYSKRPYARDS, from the exons ATGACCGAGGAGCCGTACGAGAAGTTCCTGGCCCCCGAGGAGCCGTGCCCGCTGCTCTCGCATCAGCACCCGCCGCGGGGCGGCAGCTTGAGCCTGAGCGAGGAGGGCTGCCTGGACGTCAGCGACTTCGGCTGCCAGCTCTCGTCCTGCCACCGCACCGACCCGCTGCACCGCTtccactccaacag GTGGAACTTGACGTCTTGTGGAACCAGCGTAGCCAGCTCAGAGTGCAGTGAGGAGCTGTTCTCATCGGTTTCAGTCGGTGATCAAGATGACTGTTACTCTCTATTGGATGACCAGGAGTTCACCTCTTTTGATTTGTTCCCCGAGGGTAGCGTCTGCAGTGATGTCTCCTCTTCTATCAGCACATACTGGGATTGGTCAGACAGCGAGTTTGAATGGCAG TTGCCTGGCAGTGACATTACAAGTGGGAGTGATGTACTTTCTGATGTTATACCTAGTATTCCAAGCTCTCCTTGTCtgcttccaaaaaagaaaaacaagcacagGAATCTCGATGAACTTCCATGGAGTGCAATGACAAATGATGAACAG GTTGAATATATTGAATACCTGAGTCGCAAAGTCAGTACAGAGATGGGCCTTCGAGAGCAACTtgatattattaaaattattgaTCCTACTGCTCAGATCTCACCTACAGATAGTGAATTCATTATTGAATTGAACTGTCTcacagatgaaaaactgaagcag GTGAGAAACTATATCAAGGAACACGGACCTCGTCAACGGTCTGCAAGGGAAGGCTGGAAGAGGAGTAGCTACAGTTGTGCAAGTACCAGTGGTGTGAGTGGtgccagtgccagcagcagcagtgccagcatgGTCAGCTCAGCAAGCAGCAGTGGTTCTAGTGTTGCTAACTCCGCTTCAAACTCGAGTGCCAACATGAGTCGAGCACACAGTGATAGTAATTTGTCCACAAGTGCTGCAGAAAGAATCCGGGATTCAAAAGTAAA AAACGTTCCAAGCAACGGAAACTACAGCAAAAGGCCTTACGCAAGAGACAGCTGA
- the FAM199X gene encoding protein FAM199X isoform X1: protein MTEEPYEKFLAPEEPCPLLSHQHPPRGGSLSLSEEGCLDVSDFGCQLSSCHRTDPLHRFHSNRWNLTSCGTSVASSECSEELFSSVSVGDQDDCYSLLDDQEFTSFDLFPEGSVCSDVSSSISTYWDWSDSEFEWQLPGSDITSGSDVLSDVIPSIPSSPCLLPKKKNKHRNLDELPWSAMTNDEQVEYIEYLSRKVSTEMGLREQLDIIKIIDPTAQISPTDSEFIIELNCLTDEKLKQVRNYIKEHGPRQRSAREGWKRSSYSCASTSGVSGASASSSSASMVSSASSSGSSVANSASNSSANMSRAHSDSNLSTSAAERIRDSKKRSKQRKLQQKALRKRQLKEQRQARKERLSGLFLNEEVLSLKVTEEDHEGDVDVLM from the exons ATGACCGAGGAGCCGTACGAGAAGTTCCTGGCCCCCGAGGAGCCGTGCCCGCTGCTCTCGCATCAGCACCCGCCGCGGGGCGGCAGCTTGAGCCTGAGCGAGGAGGGCTGCCTGGACGTCAGCGACTTCGGCTGCCAGCTCTCGTCCTGCCACCGCACCGACCCGCTGCACCGCTtccactccaacag GTGGAACTTGACGTCTTGTGGAACCAGCGTAGCCAGCTCAGAGTGCAGTGAGGAGCTGTTCTCATCGGTTTCAGTCGGTGATCAAGATGACTGTTACTCTCTATTGGATGACCAGGAGTTCACCTCTTTTGATTTGTTCCCCGAGGGTAGCGTCTGCAGTGATGTCTCCTCTTCTATCAGCACATACTGGGATTGGTCAGACAGCGAGTTTGAATGGCAG TTGCCTGGCAGTGACATTACAAGTGGGAGTGATGTACTTTCTGATGTTATACCTAGTATTCCAAGCTCTCCTTGTCtgcttccaaaaaagaaaaacaagcacagGAATCTCGATGAACTTCCATGGAGTGCAATGACAAATGATGAACAG GTTGAATATATTGAATACCTGAGTCGCAAAGTCAGTACAGAGATGGGCCTTCGAGAGCAACTtgatattattaaaattattgaTCCTACTGCTCAGATCTCACCTACAGATAGTGAATTCATTATTGAATTGAACTGTCTcacagatgaaaaactgaagcag GTGAGAAACTATATCAAGGAACACGGACCTCGTCAACGGTCTGCAAGGGAAGGCTGGAAGAGGAGTAGCTACAGTTGTGCAAGTACCAGTGGTGTGAGTGGtgccagtgccagcagcagcagtgccagcatgGTCAGCTCAGCAAGCAGCAGTGGTTCTAGTGTTGCTAACTCCGCTTCAAACTCGAGTGCCAACATGAGTCGAGCACACAGTGATAGTAATTTGTCCACAAGTGCTGCAGAAAGAATCCGGGATTCAAAA AAACGTTCCAAGCAACGGAAACTACAGCAAAAGGCCTTACGCAAGAGACAGCTGAAAGAACAAAGACAAGCTCGTAAGGAAAGACTGAGTGGATTATTTCTTAATGAAGAAGTGCTATCTTTAAAAGTGACTGAGGAGGACCATGAAGGAGATGTGGATGTTTTGATGTGA